One genomic region from uncultured Subdoligranulum sp. encodes:
- a CDS encoding ROK family protein encodes MSKYTIGIDLGGTTMTAGLVNENYEIVGKITRATRLPRPAEDLEKALADLCRAVAKENNIPFSDVQYVGIGTPGSVNFTTGFVGYNTNFGYYDWNLGPDMEKLLGCKVYVENDANAAAFGEYIAGGAKGYKDAVVITLGTGIGSGIILGGKIVRGFNFAAGEMGHTVIVKGGRKCNCGRCGCWERYASARALTEDTKAAMQEHSDTLMWKLVPDLNHVNAKTSFDAMAQGDELAKQVVYNWMEYVACGLANVVNTFEPEVICVGGGVSNQGETLLGPVRAYVEKETHDITGGRVPEIRACELRNDAGVIGAAALEVSI; translated from the coding sequence ATGAGCAAATATACCATCGGAATTGATCTGGGCGGTACCACCATGACGGCCGGCCTTGTGAATGAAAACTATGAGATCGTCGGTAAAATCACCCGGGCCACGCGGCTGCCCCGCCCGGCCGAGGACCTGGAAAAAGCGCTGGCGGATCTTTGCCGTGCGGTGGCCAAGGAGAATAACATTCCTTTCTCGGACGTACAATATGTGGGAATCGGCACGCCGGGCAGCGTGAATTTTACCACGGGTTTTGTGGGATATAATACCAACTTCGGCTACTACGACTGGAACCTCGGCCCCGATATGGAAAAACTTCTCGGGTGCAAGGTGTACGTGGAGAATGATGCCAATGCGGCAGCCTTCGGCGAGTACATTGCGGGCGGCGCCAAAGGCTACAAGGATGCGGTGGTCATCACGCTGGGCACCGGCATTGGCAGCGGCATCATTCTGGGCGGCAAGATCGTCCGCGGCTTCAACTTTGCCGCTGGTGAGATGGGCCATACGGTGATCGTCAAGGGCGGACGCAAGTGCAACTGCGGCCGCTGCGGCTGCTGGGAGCGTTATGCATCGGCCCGGGCCCTGACGGAGGATACCAAGGCGGCCATGCAGGAGCACAGCGATACCCTGATGTGGAAACTTGTGCCGGATCTGAACCACGTGAACGCAAAGACTTCTTTCGATGCCATGGCCCAGGGCGATGAACTGGCCAAGCAGGTGGTCTACAACTGGATGGAGTACGTTGCCTGCGGCCTAGCCAACGTGGTGAATACGTTCGAGCCGGAAGTGATCTGTGTGGGCGGCGGCGTTTCCAACCAGGGCGAGACGCTGCTGGGACCCGTACGCGCTTATGTGGAAAAGGAAACCCACGATATCACCGGCGGCCGTGTACCCGAGATCCGCGCCTGTGAACTGCGCAATGATGCCGGCGTGATTGGCGCAGCTGCGCTGGAGGTATCCATCTGA
- a CDS encoding rhamnan synthesis F family protein, producing the protein MKRLGIFFFYEKNGDVDDFISYYLADLAKNLSELIVVCNGKLSEQGRQAFQKFTDQILVRENKGLDVWAYKTALDHYGWERLSEFDEIVMTNSTLMGPVRPLQEMFDTMAQNEDLDFWGLTMHHGAKTNPFKGKHLYRYLPEHIQSHFIVYRKRFVQSAELQAYWNEMPMIESYTDSVQRYEAVFTKQFADRGFKWDVYVKTEDLKEFTDYPLLVCPVRLLRDKKCPLFKRRSFMHTLEAYLNDTAGEPAQELYEYLRDETDYPMDLIWKNMIRTMHPHEFTRNLGLTRIIQPVVQNPKLAEELCGKRRIALAMHLYFMDLLDQSVAFAAKFPPQTDVFISTNSEEKKTQIEQAFAEAKLHSVTVVVVENRGRDVAAFLCDLAPYLQGYDYACFMHDKKAIQTKPGSVGASFGYVCNENVCKNAAHVLNVLCEFENDPYLGILCPPYPTHGLYFMNMCSGGWGPNFENTKKLLKELGLDVPISGEESPIAPFGSVFWFRPKALQPLFAHGWQHTDFPPEPLPQDGTISHAIERIYPFVAQAAGYYPAVVMSQSFAVLRNDTMQAYANGLIRPLARVFDCTTFWAASTAAVAFAAKRHLFGVYGPYANSRRRHARNWLRDNLPEPAYKGIMATKRAVFGPRHGPYED; encoded by the coding sequence ATGAAAAGACTGGGCATTTTCTTCTTCTATGAGAAAAACGGAGATGTGGATGATTTTATCTCCTATTACCTGGCAGATCTGGCAAAAAATCTGAGCGAACTCATCGTGGTCTGCAACGGAAAACTCTCTGAGCAGGGCCGGCAGGCTTTCCAGAAATTCACCGATCAGATTCTTGTGCGGGAAAACAAGGGGCTGGATGTCTGGGCCTATAAAACGGCGCTGGATCACTATGGCTGGGAACGGCTTTCGGAATTTGACGAGATCGTGATGACCAATTCCACGCTGATGGGACCGGTGCGTCCGCTGCAGGAAATGTTTGACACGATGGCGCAGAATGAGGATCTGGACTTCTGGGGTCTGACCATGCACCATGGGGCCAAGACGAACCCGTTCAAGGGCAAGCATCTGTATCGGTATCTGCCGGAACATATTCAGTCCCATTTTATCGTCTACCGGAAGCGTTTTGTCCAGAGTGCAGAACTGCAGGCTTACTGGAACGAGATGCCCATGATCGAAAGCTATACCGATTCGGTACAGCGCTATGAGGCTGTCTTTACCAAGCAGTTTGCGGACCGCGGCTTCAAATGGGATGTGTATGTCAAGACGGAGGACCTGAAAGAGTTCACCGACTATCCGTTGCTGGTGTGCCCTGTACGGCTGCTTCGGGATAAGAAATGCCCGCTCTTCAAGCGCCGCAGCTTTATGCATACCCTGGAAGCGTACCTCAATGATACGGCAGGGGAACCGGCGCAGGAACTGTATGAATATCTGCGGGATGAAACGGATTATCCCATGGATCTCATCTGGAAAAATATGATCCGGACCATGCATCCCCATGAATTCACCCGCAATCTGGGGCTTACACGGATCATCCAGCCGGTTGTCCAAAATCCGAAACTGGCGGAAGAACTCTGCGGCAAGCGGCGGATTGCCCTGGCCATGCATCTGTATTTTATGGATCTGCTGGACCAGAGTGTGGCGTTTGCGGCCAAATTCCCGCCGCAGACGGATGTTTTCATCTCTACGAACAGTGAAGAGAAGAAAACGCAGATTGAGCAGGCATTTGCGGAAGCAAAGCTGCACAGTGTGACGGTGGTGGTTGTGGAAAACCGCGGCCGGGATGTGGCGGCTTTCCTGTGTGATCTGGCGCCCTATCTGCAGGGGTATGACTATGCCTGCTTCATGCATGATAAAAAGGCCATCCAGACCAAGCCGGGCAGTGTGGGTGCCAGCTTCGGCTATGTTTGCAATGAAAATGTCTGCAAAAACGCAGCCCATGTACTCAATGTACTGTGTGAGTTTGAAAACGATCCTTACCTGGGAATTCTCTGCCCGCCCTATCCGACACATGGGCTGTATTTCATGAATATGTGCTCCGGCGGCTGGGGACCGAATTTTGAAAATACCAAAAAACTTCTTAAGGAATTGGGCTTGGATGTCCCGATTTCGGGGGAAGAGTCGCCCATTGCACCTTTTGGCAGTGTATTCTGGTTCCGTCCCAAAGCGCTTCAGCCGCTGTTTGCACATGGCTGGCAGCACACCGATTTCCCGCCGGAGCCGCTGCCTCAGGATGGAACGATCAGCCATGCCATTGAGCGAATCTATCCCTTTGTGGCACAGGCCGCCGGTTACTATCCGGCCGTGGTGATGAGCCAATCCTTTGCGGTGCTGCGCAATGATACTATGCAGGCCTATGCCAATGGGCTGATCCGGCCGCTGGCCCGGGTGTTTGACTGTACCACTTTCTGGGCGGCTTCTACGGCGGCCGTTGCCTTTGCGGCAAAGCGGCATCTGTTCGGTGTTTACGGTCCCTATGCCAATTCGCGTCGGCGCCATGCCCGGAACTGGCTGCGGGATAACCTGCCGGAGCCGGCTTACAAGGGAATCATGGCCACCAAGCGTGCCGTGTTTGGGCCGCGGCACGGTCCCTATGAGGATTGA
- the whiA gene encoding DNA-binding protein WhiA, translating to MSFSQEVKNEILRHRISKSCCNMAAAYAVACFGKYFDDRGVVLQTENEGVAQFAQKVYRRCGIQGNILRKERPTGAVFEFSIKEPDEIARMLELFCHTGKEPTLRIRPENFKCQKCMQTFIATAFLCCGTMTDPEKSYNLEFLSTRHYLSQQLEAMLAEHDFHPHRALRKGANTVYVKAADHIEDLLTFMGAGGAAMRIMDQRLYNEMRNKTNRLSNCETANMGKSVQAAVQVQLAIERLQEAGALATLPEALRQTAKLRMQYPDLPLAKLALKLDPPVSKAGLSHRLKRIQEAARRLEESSSPEKESDHV from the coding sequence TTGAGCTTTTCACAAGAAGTAAAGAACGAGATTCTGCGCCACAGGATCTCCAAATCATGCTGCAATATGGCCGCCGCCTATGCGGTGGCCTGTTTTGGTAAATATTTTGATGACCGCGGTGTTGTGCTGCAGACGGAAAATGAGGGCGTGGCGCAGTTTGCCCAGAAGGTCTATCGCCGTTGCGGGATTCAAGGAAATATTCTGCGCAAGGAACGCCCTACCGGGGCCGTTTTTGAGTTCAGCATAAAGGAGCCGGATGAGATTGCCAGGATGCTGGAACTGTTCTGCCATACCGGCAAAGAACCCACTTTGCGCATCCGTCCGGAAAATTTCAAATGTCAGAAATGCATGCAGACCTTCATAGCCACGGCATTTCTGTGCTGCGGTACGATGACCGACCCTGAAAAAAGCTATAATCTGGAATTCCTGTCCACCCGGCATTATCTTTCCCAGCAGCTGGAAGCCATGCTGGCGGAACATGATTTCCATCCTCACCGTGCACTGCGCAAGGGCGCCAATACTGTCTATGTAAAAGCGGCCGACCATATCGAGGATCTTCTGACTTTTATGGGGGCCGGCGGCGCAGCCATGCGCATTATGGATCAGCGCCTGTATAACGAAATGCGCAACAAGACCAACCGTCTCTCTAACTGCGAAACGGCCAATATGGGCAAGAGCGTCCAGGCGGCGGTGCAGGTACAGCTGGCCATCGAACGTCTGCAGGAAGCAGGGGCACTGGCCACACTGCCGGAAGCCCTGCGCCAGACGGCCAAGCTGAGGATGCAGTACCCGGATCTGCCGCTGGCAAAACTGGCCCTGAAACTGGATCCGCCGGTGAGCAAGGCGGGCCTTTCCCACCGTTTGAAGCGCATCCAGGAAGCCGCCCGGCGTCTTGAGGAATCTTCGTCACCAGAAAAGGAATCCGACCATGTCTGA
- the murB gene encoding UDP-N-acetylmuramate dehydrogenase: MMQEQMRTALRCALQGAKLPFTEQEPLREHTTFRIGGPAAFWCTPQNTEQLQDTLALCRKNKVRVYLLGNGSNTLFADEGFDGAVVELRGLSPEVTGTPEKEDTVLLTAGAGMTLGRLCAEAQQRGLAGLEFACGIPGTVGGAVYMNAGAYGGELKDVVEEVTFLDETTTLRTLPSDKLQMGYRTSIFEKNPSWCILSATVRLHRGDGAAILARMQDYLERRKAKQPLEWPSAGSAFKRPEGAFAGRLIEECGLRGFTVGGAQISEKHCGFVINKGGATCADVVALTEEVRRIVLEKTGFVLEREIRVVK, from the coding sequence ATGATGCAGGAGCAAATGCGGACGGCGCTGCGCTGTGCGCTGCAAGGGGCAAAACTCCCTTTTACAGAGCAGGAACCCTTGCGTGAGCATACCACCTTCCGGATCGGCGGGCCTGCGGCATTCTGGTGTACTCCGCAAAATACGGAGCAGTTGCAGGATACCCTGGCATTATGCAGAAAAAACAAGGTGCGTGTCTACCTGTTGGGCAATGGTTCCAATACGCTTTTTGCCGACGAAGGCTTTGACGGTGCAGTGGTGGAACTGCGCGGGCTGTCGCCGGAAGTGACCGGGACGCCGGAAAAAGAAGATACCGTGCTGTTGACGGCCGGTGCAGGCATGACGCTGGGGCGGCTCTGCGCCGAGGCACAGCAGCGCGGCCTGGCCGGATTGGAATTCGCCTGCGGTATTCCGGGCACTGTCGGCGGGGCTGTTTACATGAATGCGGGGGCTTACGGCGGCGAGCTGAAAGATGTGGTGGAAGAGGTTACCTTCCTGGATGAAACAACGACTTTGCGTACGCTGCCATCCGATAAACTGCAGATGGGGTATCGCACCAGCATTTTTGAAAAGAACCCCTCCTGGTGCATCCTTTCAGCCACTGTCCGGCTGCACCGGGGAGATGGCGCTGCCATCCTTGCCCGGATGCAGGATTATCTGGAACGCCGCAAGGCAAAGCAACCGCTGGAATGGCCCAGCGCGGGCAGTGCTTTCAAACGGCCGGAAGGGGCCTTTGCAGGACGGTTGATCGAAGAGTGCGGGCTGCGGGGATTTACCGTGGGCGGGGCACAGATCAGCGAAAAACACTGCGGCTTTGTCATCAACAAGGGCGGTGCAACCTGCGCGGATGTTGTGGCTTTGACCGAGGAGGTCCGCCGGATCGTTTTGGAAAAAACCGGGTTTGTGTTGGAACGTGAAATCCGAGTGGTAAAATAA
- a CDS encoding phosphatase has product MQMIADLHTHTLCATHAFQTLNEMTIAAKQTGYCAMAITDHAPAMPDAPHIWHFSNGGALPREMNGVVMLYGAEANVMDTKGGLDLPQGLLSVQDWVVASIHSPCMPGVLTRKEADRLWLGVAENPYVDCIGHSEQENYRYDYDVVTKAFARNHKVVELNGGSFAVRKDGIPNMRSLLIACMENGCHIAVDSDAHSAWRLQNAMPPLYSMLAELSFPQELIVNATRENLVQELKLHGRRCAEEIGGILL; this is encoded by the coding sequence ATGCAAATGATTGCAGACCTGCACACGCATACGCTGTGTGCAACCCATGCTTTTCAGACTTTGAACGAGATGACAATTGCGGCAAAACAGACAGGCTATTGTGCCATGGCCATTACGGACCATGCACCGGCCATGCCGGATGCGCCGCATATATGGCATTTTTCCAATGGAGGCGCGCTGCCCCGGGAAATGAACGGCGTTGTCATGCTGTACGGCGCCGAGGCCAACGTGATGGACACGAAAGGCGGGCTGGACCTTCCGCAGGGACTTCTCTCGGTGCAGGACTGGGTGGTGGCATCCATACACAGTCCCTGTATGCCGGGTGTCCTGACACGCAAGGAGGCTGACCGGCTCTGGCTGGGGGTGGCGGAAAACCCCTATGTGGACTGTATCGGACATTCCGAACAGGAAAACTATCGGTACGACTATGACGTGGTCACGAAAGCGTTTGCCAGAAACCACAAAGTGGTGGAACTGAACGGCGGATCCTTTGCTGTCCGGAAAGACGGTATCCCTAACATGCGTTCGCTTCTGATTGCCTGCATGGAAAATGGCTGTCACATTGCGGTGGACAGCGATGCCCACAGTGCCTGGCGCCTGCAGAATGCCATGCCGCCGCTGTACAGCATGCTGGCGGAACTCTCCTTCCCGCAGGAACTGATTGTCAATGCAACGCGGGAAAATCTGGTACAGGAACTCAAACTGCATGGTCGTCGCTGTGCAGAAGAAATAGGAGGAATTCTACTATGA
- the hprK gene encoding HPr(Ser) kinase/phosphatase — translation MAEFSVSLEKLAEEANLTVAYTPCELDKVKVTATEVYRPGILLAGYYENFDNTRVQIIGLTEMSYLEELSASLRNMRLEKLFSFQPPAVILTRNMQPLSEMMQYAKQYGVPLLMSTEMTSALMGVLITTLNTELAPRITRHGVLVEVYGEGILILGDSGVGKSETAIELVKRGHRLIADDAVELRRVSYRSILGTAPANIRHFIELRGIGIINVAHVFGIGSVRSSVEVEMVVQLEPWDRTKNYDRTGLDTEYYDILGVKVPSMLIPVMPGRNLAVIIETAAINNRTKEMGYNAAKELLAQLGLQDDISL, via the coding sequence GTGGCTGAATTCTCTGTATCCCTGGAAAAATTGGCGGAAGAAGCAAATCTGACAGTGGCTTACACTCCCTGTGAGCTGGATAAAGTCAAGGTTACGGCAACTGAGGTATATCGGCCCGGCATACTGCTGGCCGGTTACTACGAAAACTTTGATAATACCCGTGTCCAGATCATCGGGCTGACAGAGATGTCCTATCTGGAGGAACTGTCCGCTTCGCTGCGCAATATGCGGCTGGAAAAACTGTTCTCCTTTCAGCCGCCGGCTGTGATTCTGACACGCAATATGCAGCCGCTCTCCGAGATGATGCAGTATGCCAAGCAGTATGGCGTTCCGCTTCTGATGTCTACCGAAATGACCTCGGCACTGATGGGTGTGCTGATCACGACGCTGAACACCGAACTGGCACCGCGCATTACCCGGCATGGCGTCCTCGTGGAAGTGTATGGCGAAGGCATCCTGATTCTCGGCGACTCCGGCGTGGGGAAGAGCGAAACGGCCATCGAGCTGGTCAAGCGCGGTCACCGTCTGATTGCAGACGATGCGGTGGAACTGCGCAGGGTATCCTACCGGAGCATTCTGGGAACGGCCCCGGCCAATATCCGGCACTTCATTGAATTGCGCGGAATCGGTATTATCAACGTTGCCCATGTGTTCGGCATCGGATCTGTGCGCAGCAGCGTGGAAGTGGAGATGGTCGTGCAGCTGGAGCCCTGGGACCGCACCAAAAACTATGACCGCACCGGACTGGACACCGAATATTACGATATTCTGGGCGTGAAGGTCCCCAGTATGCTGATCCCTGTCATGCCGGGCCGGAATCTGGCGGTAATTATCGAGACGGCGGCCATCAATAACCGTACCAAGGAAATGGGCTACAACGCGGCCAAGGAACTGCTGGCACAACTGGGCCTGCAGGATGATATTTCTTTGTGA
- a CDS encoding acyltransferase family protein, translating to MFYLDFIRAVALASILVIHFNATVTGYFTLPHKLFASVLPFGIYLGDFGSSLFFLVSGAALALTVPENQNPVTFYKKRAKAIYPLFWLAWVIFFSWRFLENPGYYAAAKSPTLLLTVLGLDNFAVAAGWVGTDFACVGEWFLGSILFLYLLFPLLHRGLRKNPWVTWIVSIPVCLVIHLAGWDAHLVAIHILEFLFGMQYLRMGSKSKVGIAAVCAVGTFFLASFDSKITCVLFSVVVFTVLAGVSRFLAFGWMRVLCARLAKLSYAVFLVHHVLIQRMVVPFDLASLSRRDTAFLFAIYLVLVFAAAEALLWLHGWLQKEIAVLRTAC from the coding sequence TTGTTCTATCTGGACTTTATCCGCGCGGTGGCGCTGGCTTCCATTCTGGTGATTCATTTCAATGCCACCGTGACGGGGTACTTTACATTGCCCCATAAGCTGTTTGCCAGCGTGCTGCCCTTTGGTATCTACCTGGGAGATTTCGGATCCTCTCTTTTCTTCCTTGTATCGGGTGCGGCTCTGGCGCTTACTGTGCCGGAAAACCAGAACCCGGTCACCTTCTACAAGAAAAGGGCGAAAGCAATTTATCCGCTGTTCTGGCTGGCCTGGGTGATCTTCTTCTCCTGGCGGTTTCTGGAAAATCCCGGGTACTATGCGGCGGCAAAATCGCCGACGCTGCTGCTGACGGTGCTGGGACTGGATAATTTCGCCGTGGCGGCCGGATGGGTCGGCACGGACTTCGCCTGCGTAGGTGAATGGTTCCTGGGAAGCATTCTTTTCTTGTACCTGCTGTTTCCTCTGCTGCATCGGGGCCTTCGGAAAAATCCCTGGGTCACATGGATTGTGAGCATCCCTGTGTGCCTTGTCATTCATCTGGCAGGGTGGGATGCGCATCTCGTGGCCATTCATATTCTGGAATTCCTGTTCGGTATGCAGTATCTGCGTATGGGGAGCAAAAGCAAGGTGGGAATTGCCGCAGTTTGCGCTGTGGGAACCTTCTTCCTGGCGTCCTTTGACAGCAAAATAACCTGTGTGCTGTTCAGCGTGGTGGTGTTTACGGTGCTGGCAGGCGTTTCCCGCTTCCTGGCCTTTGGCTGGATGCGCGTGCTTTGCGCCAGGCTGGCCAAGCTTTCCTATGCGGTCTTTTTGGTACACCATGTTCTGATCCAGCGTATGGTAGTACCGTTTGATCTGGCATCCTTGAGCCGACGGGATACGGCCTTTTTGTTCGCAATTTATCTGGTCCTGGTTTTCGCTGCAGCGGAAGCATTGCTTTGGCTGCACGGATGGCTGCAAAAGGAGATAGCGGTGCTGCGTACCGCATGCTAA
- a CDS encoding rhamnan synthesis F family protein, giving the protein MKRLVIYFHYDAQGLLDGPCRFAISALRQDADVVLVTNGTLDAESRAWTEREKLLLIERENVGFDVGAYQQALLSLGRDAVCRYTELILMNYTLAGPVSPLATMWETMERREELDFWGLTRHYAMQSRRFGGAVPEHLQSHFLAIRGKMLASEDFWAYWQKMKLPHSYEESVISHETRFTRYFAQKGYKWDSYVQTEDLKGIFINPIMACPKELLAERHCPFFKRRSFFTSYRDELRRTDGNAAAELYAYLRQAASYPVDDLVRSLLRTQPLSALAQNLHWHYVVAEHCGGRDVSLQEAGLRLVRFAVRGEDPVTDWYLRKSVQDAEKMLGQALALFEENPLLGVLSPALPLWPEAQRAARKHWQEVGTRLAGKSSMPVNDDPPPAPLAGWALVRMAAFPQGVPTVEQKNDLWLLPLTAQQNGYYSATFESANQAAARAGYSDVYVQASAEPAAVAKQLGRLIKHKLKG; this is encoded by the coding sequence ATGAAGCGGCTGGTGATTTATTTCCACTATGATGCGCAGGGCTTGCTGGACGGGCCCTGCCGTTTTGCGATTTCGGCGCTTCGTCAGGATGCGGATGTGGTACTGGTCACCAACGGTACCCTGGACGCAGAGAGCCGTGCATGGACCGAACGGGAGAAGCTGCTACTGATCGAACGTGAGAACGTCGGGTTTGACGTGGGAGCGTATCAGCAGGCACTTTTGTCTCTGGGACGGGATGCAGTGTGCCGCTATACGGAACTGATCCTGATGAATTATACCCTGGCCGGTCCTGTGAGCCCGCTGGCGACTATGTGGGAAACCATGGAACGGCGCGAAGAACTGGATTTCTGGGGCCTTACGCGGCATTATGCCATGCAGAGCCGCCGTTTTGGCGGTGCTGTGCCGGAGCACCTGCAATCCCATTTTCTGGCCATCCGGGGGAAAATGCTGGCTTCAGAGGATTTCTGGGCGTACTGGCAGAAGATGAAACTGCCTCACAGTTACGAAGAATCGGTAATTTCTCATGAAACCCGCTTTACGCGCTATTTTGCCCAAAAGGGATACAAGTGGGACAGTTACGTTCAGACGGAGGACCTTAAAGGCATTTTTATCAATCCCATTATGGCCTGCCCGAAGGAATTGCTGGCCGAACGGCATTGCCCGTTTTTTAAGCGCCGCAGTTTCTTCACATCGTATCGGGATGAATTGCGGCGAACGGATGGGAATGCCGCGGCAGAATTGTATGCCTATCTGCGGCAGGCTGCATCCTACCCGGTGGACGATCTGGTCCGTTCGTTGCTTCGCACACAGCCGCTCTCCGCATTGGCCCAGAATCTGCACTGGCACTATGTGGTGGCGGAACATTGCGGCGGGCGGGATGTCTCTTTACAGGAGGCAGGCCTTCGCCTGGTTCGTTTTGCCGTCAGGGGCGAGGATCCTGTAACGGACTGGTATTTGCGGAAGAGTGTGCAGGACGCGGAAAAGATGCTGGGGCAGGCTTTGGCTCTGTTTGAAGAGAATCCGCTGCTGGGAGTGCTGAGCCCGGCTCTGCCGTTGTGGCCGGAAGCGCAGCGGGCAGCGCGAAAGCATTGGCAGGAAGTCGGCACACGGCTGGCAGGAAAAAGTTCGATGCCGGTCAACGATGACCCGCCGCCGGCGCCGCTCGCAGGCTGGGCGCTGGTCCGTATGGCAGCTTTCCCGCAGGGCGTCCCCACAGTGGAGCAAAAAAATGACCTTTGGCTTCTGCCCTTGACGGCACAGCAAAACGGGTATTACAGTGCCACTTTTGAGAGTGCAAATCAGGCGGCCGCCCGTGCGGGGTACAGTGATGTCTATGTGCAGGCGTCGGCGGAGCCGGCGGCGGTGGCCAAACAACTGGGACGTTTGATCAAGCACAAGCTGAAAGGCTGA
- the rapZ gene encoding RNase adapter RapZ, translating to MNFLIVTGLSGAGKSMAVNALEDIGFFCIDNIPVALLPRIVDFALQGENQLSRVAVVMDVRGVRNSDQLEQALADLDAKKIEYEILFLDANSQTIQRRYKETRRQHPISVTDHVSIEEAIERERRLLQPLRNRAKYVIDTSLLSAAQNKERVCSLFLDKGKCPMALTVVSFGFKYGLPQEADLVLDVRCLPNPFYVPELKNLTGLDQAVVDYVMAAPESQELLRRYESMLEYALPLYVKEGKSQLMIAVGCTGGKHRSITFARKIGEFCEKLGYEPSVQHRDAKRTL from the coding sequence ATGAATTTCCTGATCGTTACAGGCCTTTCCGGCGCGGGCAAATCCATGGCGGTCAATGCGCTGGAGGACATCGGCTTCTTTTGCATTGACAACATTCCCGTTGCACTGCTGCCCCGTATTGTGGATTTTGCCCTGCAGGGCGAAAACCAGCTCAGCCGTGTGGCGGTCGTCATGGACGTGCGCGGTGTGCGCAACAGTGACCAGCTGGAACAGGCGCTGGCGGATCTGGACGCAAAGAAGATCGAGTACGAGATTCTCTTCCTGGATGCCAATTCTCAGACCATTCAGCGCCGGTACAAAGAAACACGGCGGCAGCATCCCATTTCGGTCACGGATCATGTCTCGATCGAGGAAGCCATCGAGCGGGAACGCAGACTCTTGCAGCCTCTGCGCAATCGCGCCAAGTATGTGATCGATACCTCGCTCTTGAGCGCGGCACAGAATAAGGAACGGGTCTGCAGTCTTTTCCTGGACAAGGGAAAATGTCCCATGGCGCTGACGGTGGTGTCCTTTGGATTCAAGTACGGGCTGCCGCAGGAAGCGGATCTTGTGCTGGATGTGCGCTGCCTTCCCAACCCGTTCTATGTGCCGGAGCTGAAAAATCTGACCGGCCTGGACCAGGCGGTGGTCGATTACGTCATGGCGGCGCCGGAATCACAGGAACTGCTGCGCCGTTATGAGAGCATGCTGGAATATGCCCTGCCGCTCTATGTGAAAGAGGGCAAAAGCCAGCTGATGATTGCCGTTGGCTGTACCGGCGGCAAACATCGTTCCATTACATTTGCGCGGAAAATCGGCGAGTTCTGCGAAAAACTGGGGTACGAACCCAGTGTGCAGCACCGAGATGCCAAGCGCACGCTGTGA